The Candidatus Nanopelagicales bacterium genome includes a region encoding these proteins:
- the ffh gene encoding signal recognition particle protein yields the protein MFGTLSDRLAATFKNLRGKGRLSEADIDETVREIRIAMLDADVALPVVRGFCARIKERALDTEVSRALNPAQQVVKIVQDELVGILGGQTRRLRFAKKPPTVIVLAGLQGSGKTTLAGKLGAHLRHQGHQPLLVAADLQRPNAVDQLRIVGEQAGIPVFAPEPGNGVGDPVDVARRSVAEAEVKLHDIVIVDTAGRLAIDSDLMAQLRDIRDAVSPDETLLVVDSMIGQDAVATATAFVDGVGFDGVVLTKLDGDARGGAALSIVGVTGRPIMFASTGEKVQDFEAFHPDRMASRILDMGDVLTLIEQAERAFDSEQAARMADKVERGESFTLSDFLEQMQAVKKMGSLTKLLGMLPGMGEMKAQLASVDERDLDRVAAIIQSMTPQERADPKVLNGSRRARIAKGAGVEVVHVNQLVERFGEAQKMMKQMRAGKGAGIPGMPAMPGRRVARAVRPTKTKKGRSGNPAKRAQEQAAALNGTGSGQPSVELPPEFKDFLG from the coding sequence TTGTTCGGGACACTATCTGACCGTCTGGCCGCCACTTTCAAGAATCTGCGCGGCAAGGGACGGTTAAGCGAAGCCGACATTGACGAGACGGTTCGGGAGATCCGGATCGCGATGCTCGACGCCGATGTGGCGCTCCCCGTCGTGCGTGGCTTCTGCGCCCGCATCAAAGAGCGGGCACTCGATACGGAGGTCTCCCGTGCGCTCAACCCGGCGCAGCAGGTCGTAAAGATCGTCCAGGACGAACTCGTGGGGATCCTGGGTGGCCAGACACGCAGACTCCGCTTCGCGAAGAAGCCACCGACAGTGATCGTGCTGGCCGGTCTCCAGGGTTCAGGCAAGACGACCTTGGCCGGCAAACTCGGGGCGCACCTTCGCCACCAGGGTCATCAGCCGCTACTAGTCGCGGCCGACCTGCAGCGCCCGAACGCGGTTGACCAGTTGCGGATCGTCGGCGAACAGGCCGGAATCCCCGTGTTCGCCCCCGAGCCGGGCAACGGCGTCGGTGATCCGGTTGACGTGGCCCGCCGTTCGGTAGCCGAAGCAGAGGTGAAGCTGCACGACATAGTCATCGTCGACACGGCCGGCCGACTGGCGATCGATTCAGATCTGATGGCCCAGCTCCGCGACATCCGCGACGCGGTGTCTCCGGACGAGACGCTTCTGGTTGTCGATTCGATGATCGGTCAGGACGCTGTCGCCACGGCGACCGCGTTCGTGGACGGCGTCGGGTTCGACGGAGTAGTCCTGACGAAGCTGGACGGCGACGCTCGGGGTGGCGCGGCCTTGTCCATCGTCGGTGTGACCGGACGACCCATCATGTTCGCGTCCACAGGGGAGAAGGTCCAGGACTTCGAGGCGTTCCATCCGGACCGGATGGCATCACGGATCCTCGACATGGGGGACGTGCTCACGCTGATCGAGCAAGCCGAGCGGGCGTTCGACTCCGAACAGGCCGCGCGAATGGCCGACAAGGTCGAGCGGGGAGAGAGCTTCACGCTGTCGGACTTCTTGGAGCAGATGCAAGCGGTCAAGAAGATGGGATCGTTGACGAAGCTCCTGGGGATGCTGCCCGGGATGGGCGAGATGAAGGCGCAACTGGCGTCCGTTGACGAACGAGATCTGGACCGAGTCGCCGCGATCATCCAGTCGATGACGCCGCAAGAGCGCGCGGACCCGAAGGTGCTGAACGGATCGCGCCGGGCTCGCATCGCCAAGGGGGCCGGTGTCGAGGTGGTTCACGTTAACCAACTCGTCGAGCGGTTCGGCGAGGCGCAGAAGATGATGAAGCAGATGCGCGCCGGGAAAGGCGCTGGGATCCCGGGAATGCCCGCGATGCCGGGCAGGCGCGTCGCTCGCGCTGTGCGTCCGACCAAGACCAAGAAGGGTCGGTCCGGCAACCCCGCGAAGAGGGCTCAGGAGCAGGCGGCGGCTCTGAACGGGACCGGCAGTGGGCAGCCATCGGTGGAACTGCCGCCTGAGTTCAAGGACTTCCTGGGCTGA